A stretch of Acidobacteriota bacterium DNA encodes these proteins:
- a CDS encoding efflux RND transporter periplasmic adaptor subunit: MSRRILLVVAALVLVGGWWWWSGRQTDAIAVDIVTVGRVETLRAYVTASGEIVATRYADLGSSVMGRLVSLRVREGDRVTAGQVLARIDPVQAQSAVASSAAALRALEAEAEGSGTQVRAAQAEVAVATSRQTEAQRALERARDLFKSGLVAQSEFEAAAAAADTANAQVNAAKAALATAEQARSASSQRVAQGRADGARVQDQLAKTEITAPIAGVITRLDVEEGEMVVMGVQNQPGSILMTISDLSAINAEVKVAEADVLRLAAGNAATVTLDALPGRSYTGQVAEVGASALPQIGTQASAREFRVKVRLEGDVALLRPGLTCDTEILVAERRNVLAVPLQAVVQRDGKSGVFVIKDRRAIFTPVTTGIIGGLTIEVTGVDEGASIVAGPFQLLRDLADGAAVRPIAPATSSPAK; encoded by the coding sequence ATGTCTCGTCGCATCCTTCTTGTCGTTGCTGCCCTGGTGCTGGTTGGTGGATGGTGGTGGTGGTCCGGTCGCCAGACCGATGCCATCGCCGTCGATATCGTCACAGTCGGTCGTGTGGAAACCCTTCGCGCATATGTCACGGCCTCTGGAGAAATTGTGGCCACGCGGTATGCCGACCTCGGTTCATCGGTGATGGGCCGGTTGGTCAGCCTGCGCGTGCGTGAAGGTGACCGCGTGACCGCCGGCCAGGTGCTGGCGCGCATCGATCCGGTGCAGGCACAGAGCGCCGTCGCCTCTTCGGCCGCCGCGCTTCGCGCCCTTGAGGCCGAGGCGGAGGGCTCGGGCACCCAGGTGCGTGCGGCACAAGCCGAGGTCGCCGTGGCCACGTCGCGGCAAACCGAAGCGCAACGGGCACTCGAACGTGCCCGCGACCTCTTCAAGTCGGGCTTGGTCGCGCAGTCTGAATTCGAAGCGGCCGCCGCTGCGGCCGACACGGCCAACGCACAAGTCAACGCTGCGAAGGCCGCGCTTGCCACGGCCGAGCAAGCGCGTAGCGCCTCGTCGCAGCGTGTGGCCCAGGGCCGCGCCGATGGTGCCCGCGTCCAGGACCAATTGGCCAAGACCGAAATCACCGCCCCCATCGCCGGTGTCATCACGCGCCTCGATGTCGAAGAGGGTGAGATGGTGGTGATGGGCGTCCAGAATCAGCCTGGCTCGATCCTCATGACGATTTCTGATCTCAGCGCGATCAACGCCGAGGTCAAGGTGGCCGAGGCGGACGTCCTTCGCCTGGCGGCCGGCAACGCCGCCACTGTGACGCTGGACGCGCTGCCGGGACGTTCCTACACGGGGCAAGTGGCGGAGGTGGGCGCCAGCGCCCTGCCGCAAATCGGCACACAGGCGTCCGCGCGCGAGTTCCGCGTGAAAGTGAGGCTTGAGGGAGACGTCGCACTGCTGCGCCCAGGCCTGACGTGCGACACGGAAATTCTCGTGGCCGAGCGCCGCAACGTGCTGGCCGTTCCCCTGCAGGCGGTGGTGCAGCGCGACGGCAAGAGCGGAGTCTTTGTCATCAAAGACCGCCGGGCCATATTCACTCCGGTCACCACCGGCATCATCGGTGGCCTGACCATCGAAGTGACCGGCGTCGACGAGGGCGCCTCCATCGTCGCCGGTCCATTCCAGTTGTTGAGAGACCTGGCCGACGGCGCTGCCGTCCGGCCGATCGCCCCCGCTACTTCTTCGCCTGCAAAGTAA
- a CDS encoding ABC transporter permease, with product MAGSAGRQWFSLQESFRQAARTLATNRLRAGLGALAIAVAVATQVIVVSALDGVAAFAETSTARAFGSDTFLLAQIASPGRISRRELQEQLQRNQPLRRTDWRFLDQQAGGLVQYAPSVQTIAEVTAGGRVYETAAVSGTTSVLADLRDLAVAQGRFLTIEDDRGGAAVAVIGADVADALYPTSDPLGQGIRVAGRRFVVVGVQTRLGSSSGASLDRSVWIPILAWERAFGTPRSLPLFAKATPSSTAVAAEDRARASLRARRQLAPGTSDTFDVLTPDAARGFVANLSQRIGVAAGPISLMALLAAVVVVTNTVLVSVTQRTREIGIRRALGAPRSQIMREVVAESALTAIVGGVAGIGVAVALVASLAAVLALPLDVRATTVGWSLLASAASGLVAGWYPARRAVRLTVVEAMRVE from the coding sequence GTGGCAGGCTCTGCGGGGCGACAGTGGTTTTCTCTACAGGAATCTTTTCGGCAGGCGGCGCGTACTCTGGCGACAAACCGGCTGCGCGCGGGGCTTGGCGCGCTGGCGATTGCGGTCGCCGTGGCCACCCAGGTGATCGTGGTGTCGGCGCTGGACGGCGTGGCCGCATTCGCCGAGACGTCCACGGCTCGTGCCTTTGGCTCTGACACGTTTCTCCTCGCGCAGATCGCGTCACCCGGCCGGATTTCGCGCCGGGAATTGCAGGAACAGCTCCAGCGGAACCAGCCCCTGCGGCGAACGGACTGGCGTTTCCTCGATCAGCAGGCCGGAGGCCTGGTGCAATACGCCCCAAGCGTCCAGACCATCGCGGAAGTGACGGCGGGCGGACGCGTCTACGAGACCGCGGCCGTGTCGGGCACCACGTCGGTGCTGGCGGACCTTCGCGATTTGGCCGTCGCCCAAGGGCGTTTCCTGACGATCGAAGACGACCGCGGGGGGGCGGCCGTGGCGGTAATCGGCGCGGATGTCGCAGACGCGCTCTATCCCACCAGCGACCCGCTCGGGCAAGGCATTCGTGTGGCGGGCCGGCGGTTTGTGGTGGTTGGCGTGCAGACGAGGCTGGGCAGCTCCAGCGGCGCGTCGCTCGACCGTTCGGTGTGGATCCCGATCCTGGCCTGGGAGCGCGCGTTTGGCACGCCACGATCGTTGCCATTGTTTGCGAAGGCGACGCCGTCCTCAACGGCCGTCGCGGCCGAGGATCGCGCGCGGGCGTCGCTGCGTGCCCGCCGGCAACTGGCGCCGGGCACTTCCGACACCTTCGACGTGCTCACGCCCGACGCTGCGCGCGGCTTTGTCGCCAATCTCTCGCAGCGCATCGGCGTGGCTGCCGGTCCCATTTCACTCATGGCCCTCCTCGCGGCCGTCGTCGTGGTCACCAACACCGTGCTGGTGTCGGTGACGCAACGCACGCGCGAGATCGGCATACGGCGGGCGCTGGGCGCGCCGCGCTCCCAGATCATGCGCGAGGTGGTGGCCGAATCGGCGCTGACGGCGATTGTGGGCGGCGTGGCCGGCATTGGCGTGGCGGTGGCGCTGGTGGCGTCGCTGGCCGCGGTGCTGGCGCTGCCGCTGGATGTGCGCGCGACGACGGTTGGCTGGAGCCTCCTGGCGTCGGCGGCCAGCGGACTGGTTGCGGGGTGGTATCCGGCGCGGCGTGCTGTCAGGCTGACTGTGGTGGAGGCCATGCGTGTCGAATGA